One genomic region from Salvia hispanica cultivar TCC Black 2014 chromosome 2, UniMelb_Shisp_WGS_1.0, whole genome shotgun sequence encodes:
- the LOC125207182 gene encoding LOW QUALITY PROTEIN: phosphate transporter PHO1 homolog 10-like (The sequence of the model RefSeq protein was modified relative to this genomic sequence to represent the inferred CDS: substituted 1 base at 1 genomic stop codon): protein MKFGKDFKKHKVPEWTEAYVDYNELKHILHGIRSFRQSNPNLARASSKRFSLKNLNSSSLREANIDSHDDIENQVIAVHTVLQENSRKLYNTRLIVAPTEGEGNERNFFRKLDDELNKTNNFFKDKVEEMIREAASLKKQMETLVALRIKIINPSSHGSIPLKSVCSEISNLDPSKIIPPGKAESIGKVDRKPGGEMSCRNQQQHGSSGGADLSFQEQQSDSHPVVDVLHTNNSADREITDEHETTNLDILDRIKIQNTYDSPMATIKGVFTDTREKGLSYNKEELKEVEERLKTAFIEFYQKLCLLKHXSFMNISAFSKILKKYDKITSRLVARSYMKIVDDSYLGSSDEVINLMERVEAVFIKNFLNSNRQEGMKLLRPKQKIERHRITFCSGFFSGCSVALVVAVILLMEDRKLMHIKSATLYIEIIFPLYGFFAFTVLHMLVYAANIYFWRRYKINYPFIFGFRKGTELGYREVFLLSSGLGVMALVTFLAHLHVKMDSDTQHFETYIELLPLGLIIVVLAIMFCPFNFMYRSSRFYLIKCVFRCVCAPLYKVTLPDFFLADQLTSQVQAIRNFEYYVCFYGGGRQLARRLTRCSSDEVYNAFYFVIAVVPYWFRFLQCVRRLFEEKEWVHVYNGLRYFTTIVAVVIRTAFEFRKKTVWKVLALLSSAVAAIANTYWDIVVDWGLLQRQSKNPFLRDKLIIPHKNVYFVAIVLDIFLRFAWLQLVLMLDVHSLHGKTVSTIFSCLEILRRGLWNFFRLENEHLNNVGKFRAFKSVPLPFTYYEDEDDNDNEKDEKDE from the exons ATGAAATTTGGGAAAGATTTCAAGAAACATAAGGTGCCGGAGTGGACAGAGGCATACGTCGACTACAATGAACTCAAACACATATTACACGGAATACGCAGTTTTAGGCAAAGCAATCCGAATCTAGCAAGAGCTTCTTCGAAGAGATTCTCACTCAAGAACCTCAACAGTTCGAGTCTACGTGAAGCCAATATCGACAGTCATGATGATATTGAGAACCAAGTTATAGCTGTTCATACTGTTCTACAAGAGAATTCCAGAAAGTTATATAACACCAGATTGATTGTGGCCCCAACAGAAGGAGAAGGTAATGAGAGAAATTTTTTCAGAAAACTTGATGATGAGCTCAACAAGACGAACAACTTTTTTAAGGATAAGGTGGAAGAAATGATCAGAGAAGCTGCTTCACTAAAGAAGCAGATGGAGACATTGGTTGCACTAAggatcaaaataattaatcctAGCTCTCATGGATCGATTCCACTGAAGTCCGTCTGTTCGGAGATCAGCAATTTGGATCCATCGAAGATTATACCTCCAGGCAAAGCTGAAAGTATTG GGAAAGTGGATAGGAAACCTGGAGGTGAAATGAGTTGTAGAAATCAGCAGCAGCATGGCTCTTCTGGTG GAGCGGACTTGAGCTTTCAAGAGCAGCAATCTGATAGTCATCCTGTGGTTGATGTCCTTCACACAAATAATTCGGCAGATAGGGAAATCACAGATGAACATGAAACAACTAATTTAGATATCCTTGATCGAATAAAGATTCAAAATACATATGATAGTCCAATGGCAACTATTAAAGGAGTCTTCACTGACACCAGGGAAAAAGGTCTAAGTTACAACAAGGAAGAACTGAAGGAGGTTGAAGAAAGATTAAAGACTGCGTTTATTGAGTTCTATCAAAAGCTTTGTCTTCTAAAGCATTAAAG TTTCATGAATATCTCCGCCTTTTCGAAGATCCTCAAGAAATATGATAAG ATAACGTCAAGGCTCGTTGCAAGATCGTACATGAAAATCGTGGATGACTCTTATCTTGGAAGCTCTGATGAG GTTATAAATCTGATGGAAAGAGTTGAGGCAGTATTCATTAAGAACTTTTTGAATTCCAACCGTCAGGAAGGAATGAAACTACTTAGACCCAAACAGAAGATTGAGAGGCATCGAATAACATTCTGTTCGG GTTTCTTTTCTGGTTGTTCAGTCGCGCTAGTTGTTGCTGTTATTCTACTTATGGAAGATAGAAAACTGATGCACATAAAGAGTGCAACCTTATACATAGAAATTATCTTCCCTCTCTATGG CTTCTTTGCGTTTACAGTGCTACACATGCTTGTATACGCtgcaaacatttatttttggagGCGTTACAAAATCAACTATCCATTCATATTTGGGTTTAGGAAGGGGACTGAATTAGGCTACCGAGAAGTGTTTCTACTTAGCAGTGGTCTTGGCGTGATGGCTCTTGTTACTTTCCTAGCACACCTGCACGTAAAGATGGACTCAGATACTCAACATTTCGAAACATATATTGAACTTCTCCCTTTAGGCTTAATCATT GTTGTTCTAGCAATAATGTTTTGCCCCTTCAATTTCATGTATCGTTCAAGTCGTTTCTACCTGATAAAGTGTGTGTTTCGTTGTGTTTGTGCTCCTCTTTATAAG GTTACACTCCCAGACTTTTTCTTGGCTGACCAACTCACTAGCCAG GTACAGGCTATAAGGAACTTTGAGTATTACGTATGTTTCTACGGTGGTGGTAGACAATTAGCTCGAAGGTTGACAAGATGCAGCAGTGATGAAGTCTATAATGCTTTCTATTTTGTCATTGCAGTTGTACCATACTGGTTTCGCTTTCTTCAG TGTGTGCGTAGGTTGTTTGAAGAGAAAGAATGGGTTCACGTATACAACGGTCTGAGGTATTTCACGACGATTGTTGCTGTCGTAATCAGGACAGCGTTTGAATTCAGAAAGAAAACAGTATGGAAAGTGTTGGCATTGCTGAGCTCAGCAGTTGCTGCTATAGCCAACACATACTGGGATATCGTTGTCGACTGGGGGCTTCTGCAGAGGCAGTCCAAGAACCCGTTTCTCAGAGATAAACTCATCATCCCTCATAAAAACGTCTACTTTGTTGCTATA gttttggatatttttCTCAGATTCGCTTGGCTGCAGCTTGTCTTGATGCTAGACGTGCATTCGCTGCATGGGAAGACGGTGTCAACAATATTTTCATGCCTAGAAATTCTGCGGCGTGGGTTATGGAACTTCTTTAG GTTGGAGAATGAGCACTTGAATAATGTAGGAAAATTCCGAGCTTTCAAGTCAGTGCCACTCCCTTTTACTTACTATGAAGATGAGgatgataatgataatgaaaaagatgaaaaggACGAGTAG
- the LOC125205641 gene encoding uncharacterized protein LOC125205641: MASSNSTKPHQSDSDQQPQIPESRTLIHETLDPPADTKTAGIQENPKAEETPLEDGDAEGEEEEEGECGFCLFMKGGGCKETFVEWEKCIEEAEKKEEDVVQKCFQVTTALKKCMEAHSDYYAPILQAEKSLEEEAVKQLEEEKEKEKLSGEEDSEKKEKEQVF; the protein is encoded by the coding sequence ATGGCTTCCTCTAACTCCACTAAACCCCACCAATCCGATTCCGACCAGCAACCGCAGATCCCCGAATCAAGAACCCTAATCCATGAAACCCTCGATCCACCAGCAGATACAAAGACTGCCGGAATTCAAGAAAATCCGAAAGCAGAAGAGACCCCTTTGGAAGATGGAGATGCGgaaggggaagaagaagaggagggtGAATGTGGGTTCTGCTTGTTTATGAAAGGGGGTGGATGTAAAGAGACATTTGTGGAGTGGGAGAAGTGTATCGAGGAAGCAGAGAAGAAGGAAGAGGATGTAGTGCAGAAGTGTTTCCAGGTGACTACAGCTCTTAAGAAGTGTATGGAGGCGCATTCAGATTATTATGCACCGATTCTGCAGGCGGAGAAGTCTCTCGAGGAGGAGGCGGTGAAGCAgttggaggaggagaaggagaaggaaaAATTGAGCGGGGAAGAAGATTCGGAGAAGAAGGAAAAGGAGCAAGTTTTTTAG